A window of Ignavibacteriales bacterium contains these coding sequences:
- a CDS encoding aminotransferase class I/II-fold pyridoxal phosphate-dependent enzyme: protein MSNFVIKPAVRTENITYAVRDVIILANEVAKTGKEMLYLNIGDPNIFDFEPPKHLVEATYEAMKKNYNGYSPSSGIKQAIDAIAKEAEKKGIKNIQDIFVTTGASEAIDICLTALVNNGENVLTPTPGYPLYTAIQSKLQTMENPYYLDESNGWQPDIEDIKSKINSKTRAIILINPNNPTGSNASPETLKKIIDLAIEHNLVIFADEIYDKLLMDGKKHTSIASLNSEVPMVTFGGLSKNYMVPGFRIGWGIVSGNKSVLKEYIEAINKILRARLCANHPAQYGIAPSLLGDQTHLEIAKQKLTRRRNLTVEMMNAIPGISCVEPEGAFYAFPRINNISNDAHWTSELIKETGVVVVPGSGFGQVPGTNHFRIVFLPPENILEKAYKAIAQFHKKYVENFAVKV from the coding sequence ATGTCAAACTTTGTAATCAAACCTGCAGTTAGAACAGAAAATATTACTTATGCCGTGCGCGATGTTATAATTCTTGCCAACGAAGTTGCTAAGACAGGGAAAGAAATGTTATACCTGAATATTGGCGATCCCAATATTTTTGATTTTGAACCTCCCAAACATTTGGTTGAAGCTACTTACGAGGCGATGAAAAAAAATTATAACGGTTACTCGCCGTCATCCGGTATTAAACAAGCCATAGATGCAATTGCTAAAGAAGCTGAGAAGAAAGGAATTAAAAACATTCAAGATATTTTTGTTACAACCGGTGCAAGCGAAGCAATTGATATTTGTCTAACAGCTTTAGTGAACAACGGGGAAAATGTTTTAACACCTACGCCCGGATATCCTCTCTACACTGCAATCCAAAGCAAGTTACAGACTATGGAAAATCCGTATTACTTAGATGAGAGTAACGGATGGCAGCCGGACATTGAAGATATAAAAAGTAAAATCAATTCTAAGACGCGGGCAATAATATTAATCAATCCGAATAATCCAACCGGCTCAAATGCTTCGCCGGAAACTCTTAAGAAAATTATTGATCTCGCTATTGAACATAACCTTGTGATTTTTGCCGATGAGATTTACGATAAACTTTTGATGGATGGAAAAAAACATACATCAATAGCATCGTTAAATTCTGAAGTGCCGATGGTAACTTTCGGCGGACTCTCAAAAAATTATATGGTACCGGGATTTAGAATCGGATGGGGAATTGTAAGCGGAAATAAATCTGTTTTAAAAGAATATATCGAAGCGATAAATAAAATTTTGCGCGCACGTTTATGTGCAAATCATCCGGCTCAATATGGAATTGCACCGTCGTTGCTTGGAGATCAAACTCATCTGGAAATTGCTAAACAAAAACTAACTAGACGAAGAAATCTTACTGTGGAAATGATGAATGCAATTCCGGGAATCTCTTGTGTGGAACCGGAAGGTGCATTTTATGCTTTCCCAAGAATAAATAATATTTCCAACGATGCTCATTGGACTTCAGAACTTATAAAAGAAACGGGAGTTGTTGTTGTTCCCGGAAGCGGATTTGGACAAGTGCCTGGAACAAATCATTTTAGAATTGTATTCCTTCCTCCGGAAAATATTTTGGAGAAAGCATACAAAGCAATTGCACAGTTTCATAAAAAGTATGTTGAGAATTTTGCTGTAAAAGTGTAG
- a CDS encoding YifB family Mg chelatase-like AAA ATPase produces MFSKVLSGATLGIDAFLVEVETHSDKQLPSITIVGLPDNAVKESRERVTAAIKNSGIELPHRKHTINLAPADIKKEGSAFDLAVAIGLLSSNEIVKLDLLNETVLLGELSLDGSLRKIKGALPITVEARRRGIKKIILPFDSVKEASIVDGIEVFGLHNLMEVIQFLNEEEKFTPVYTNKDDVFAQVNTYALDFSDVKGQENVKRALEIAAAGGHNILMIGPPGSGKTMLAKRFPSILPPLNFEEALETTKIHSVAGILRKDQALITERPFRSPHHTISDAALIGGGTIPRPGEVSYAHHGVLFLDELPEFKKNVLEVLRQPLEDYKVTVSRSKMSLEFPANFMLAAAMNPCPCGFFTDPSKECTCNTMQIQKYMARISGPLLDRIDIHIEVPAVKFKDLASSSVGERSTDIRKRVIVAREIQHDRFIGLKNIYKNADMSSKELRKFCKLDSNSEELLKMAMTRLGLSARAFDRIIKVSRTIADLEKSKDILPQFISEAIQYRSLDRELWGH; encoded by the coding sequence ATGTTTTCAAAAGTTTTATCCGGGGCAACATTAGGTATAGATGCATTCTTAGTAGAAGTTGAAACTCATTCGGATAAACAACTTCCCTCAATTACAATCGTTGGATTACCTGATAATGCAGTTAAAGAAAGCCGCGAGCGGGTTACGGCTGCAATCAAAAATTCTGGAATAGAATTACCTCACAGAAAACACACAATAAATCTTGCGCCTGCAGATATAAAAAAAGAAGGAAGTGCATTTGATCTCGCAGTGGCAATCGGACTTCTTTCTTCAAATGAAATTGTTAAACTAGATTTATTAAACGAAACGGTTTTATTAGGAGAACTTTCTTTAGATGGTTCTCTACGAAAAATAAAAGGTGCACTACCAATCACTGTTGAAGCAAGAAGAAGAGGAATTAAAAAAATAATTTTACCATTTGATTCAGTAAAAGAAGCTTCAATAGTTGATGGCATTGAAGTCTTTGGACTTCATAATCTAATGGAAGTAATTCAATTTCTAAACGAAGAAGAAAAATTTACACCTGTTTATACGAACAAAGATGATGTGTTTGCTCAAGTCAATACATACGCTCTCGATTTTTCCGATGTGAAAGGGCAAGAGAATGTTAAACGCGCTTTAGAGATTGCCGCTGCCGGAGGTCATAACATTTTAATGATTGGTCCGCCAGGCTCAGGCAAAACAATGTTAGCAAAAAGATTTCCATCTATTCTGCCTCCACTTAATTTTGAAGAAGCACTTGAAACAACTAAAATTCATTCTGTAGCAGGCATTCTTAGAAAAGATCAAGCATTAATAACTGAACGACCATTTAGAAGTCCACACCATACAATCTCCGATGCAGCACTTATTGGCGGCGGAACTATACCGCGCCCGGGTGAAGTTTCTTATGCACATCATGGAGTTTTGTTTTTAGATGAGCTGCCGGAATTCAAAAAAAATGTGTTAGAGGTTTTAAGGCAACCATTAGAAGATTACAAAGTAACGGTTAGTCGTTCGAAAATGTCTTTAGAATTTCCCGCAAATTTTATGCTTGCTGCTGCTATGAATCCGTGCCCGTGTGGTTTCTTCACCGATCCGTCAAAAGAATGCACATGTAATACGATGCAGATTCAAAAATATATGGCAAGGATTTCAGGTCCACTCTTAGATCGTATTGATATTCACATTGAAGTACCGGCAGTAAAATTTAAAGACCTAGCATCTAGTTCTGTGGGAGAAAGATCTACCGACATTAGGAAAAGAGTAATAGTAGCAAGAGAAATTCAGCATGACAGATTTATTGGATTGAAAAACATTTATAAAAATGCTGATATGTCATCAAAAGAATTACGTAAATTTTGCAAACTGGATTCTAATAGTGAAGAACTTTTAAAAATGGCTATGACACGACTTGGTTTATCAGCGCGTGCTTTTGATAGAATTATAAAAGTTAGTCGTACAATTGCAGATCTTGAAAAATCTAAAGATATCTTACCTCAATTTATTTCCGAAGCGATACAGTACAGAAGCTTAGACCGTGAACTCTGGGGTCATTAA
- a CDS encoding molybdopterin-dependent oxidoreductase → MPTFTVDGKPVEFKQGQTIIEAARFAGIEIPHFCWHPSLSISGNCRICLVEIEKMPKLAISCSTYASDGMVVHTQSQKTIEARNAVMEFILINHPLDCPICDEAGECKLQEYAYDNGKGESRFEEIKNRKEKRVQLGPHIKFDGERCISCSRCIRFSDEIAKKNQLTFVQRGDKVTITTFPGESFDNPYTLNTTDICPVGALTNQDFRFKSRVWEMSKTDSICVGCSRGCNTEVWVRNNEILRLTPRHNEDVNSYWMCDKGRLETFKNVNAGNRIDGTYIRKEGQLQKVSWSEALNVAAKSLKDYKSGEIAFIGSAYATCEDNYALVKFVRSLGVTNIDYADHVIPGDQDDILIREDKTPNSFGTELVGVQPGSSGINISAILKGIKEGKIKALYVLEDDAVSFNEEWESTIGNLDLLIVHATNENKTTALADIVFPASTFAEKNGTFVNFQGRVQRIRPAVATEEMDRALDGMEMSRWDKFGTEFDRWMQGHKYDSKPSWKIFVALSQLLGFKMKFNMAEEIFAEIANSISAFKGLDYDEVGKHGVQLKIKQTVNA, encoded by the coding sequence ATGCCAACATTTACTGTTGACGGAAAACCGGTAGAATTTAAACAAGGACAGACTATAATTGAAGCAGCGCGTTTTGCCGGAATAGAAATTCCACATTTTTGCTGGCATCCGAGTTTATCAATTTCCGGTAATTGTCGAATTTGTTTAGTAGAAATTGAAAAGATGCCGAAGCTTGCAATTTCGTGTTCAACGTATGCCTCTGACGGAATGGTAGTTCATACACAATCTCAAAAAACTATTGAAGCTCGAAATGCCGTGATGGAATTCATTCTCATCAATCATCCTCTCGATTGCCCAATCTGCGATGAAGCAGGTGAATGTAAACTACAAGAATATGCGTACGACAACGGAAAGGGCGAAAGCAGATTTGAAGAAATTAAAAACAGAAAAGAAAAACGTGTTCAACTTGGACCTCATATTAAATTTGATGGTGAACGTTGTATCTCATGTTCAAGATGCATTCGATTTTCAGATGAGATTGCAAAGAAGAATCAACTTACATTTGTGCAGCGAGGAGATAAAGTAACGATTACAACTTTTCCTGGTGAATCGTTTGATAATCCATATACATTAAACACAACTGATATTTGTCCCGTGGGTGCACTTACAAATCAAGATTTTAGATTTAAATCTCGCGTATGGGAAATGTCTAAGACAGATTCTATTTGTGTCGGATGTTCACGCGGATGCAATACGGAAGTTTGGGTTCGCAACAACGAGATCTTAAGATTAACACCAAGACATAATGAAGATGTTAACAGTTACTGGATGTGCGATAAAGGAAGACTTGAAACATTTAAAAATGTAAACGCCGGAAATCGTATTGACGGAACTTACATTCGTAAAGAAGGACAACTTCAAAAAGTTTCCTGGAGTGAAGCTTTAAATGTTGCTGCAAAAAGTTTGAAAGATTATAAAAGCGGAGAGATCGCATTTATAGGTTCAGCTTATGCAACTTGCGAAGACAATTATGCACTTGTAAAATTTGTTAGGTCACTTGGTGTTACAAATATTGATTATGCTGATCATGTTATTCCGGGCGATCAAGATGATATTTTAATTCGCGAAGACAAAACTCCAAATTCATTCGGAACAGAATTAGTTGGAGTTCAGCCCGGTTCAAGCGGAATTAATATCTCAGCAATTTTAAAAGGAATTAAAGAAGGCAAGATAAAAGCATTATATGTTTTAGAAGATGATGCTGTTTCATTTAATGAGGAATGGGAATCAACAATCGGAAATCTTGATCTCTTAATTGTGCATGCAACAAATGAAAATAAAACAACGGCATTAGCGGATATAGTTTTTCCGGCATCAACATTTGCGGAAAAGAACGGCACATTCGTAAACTTTCAAGGAAGAGTTCAGAGAATTCGTCCTGCTGTTGCAACTGAAGAAATGGATCGTGCATTAGATGGAATGGAAATGAGTCGCTGGGATAAATTTGGAACTGAGTTCGACCGCTGGATGCAAGGACATAAATACGATTCTAAACCAAGCTGGAAAATTTTTGTAGCTCTTTCTCAACTTCTTGGTTTTAAAATGAAATTTAATATGGCAGAAGAAATCTTTGCCGAAATAGCAAATTCGATTTCTGCTTTCAAAGGATTAGATTACGATGAAGTTGGAAAACACGGTGTACAATTAAAAATCAAACAAACAGTAAATGCATAA
- the nuoI gene encoding NADH-quinone oxidoreductase subunit NuoI — protein MPGQKREKDLNIFEKLYIPEIAKGMALTLKSMFRPNVTLQYPEVRFEPPASYRGRPVLVQENNGVERCVACGLCSRVCPALAIEVQASETDLDKERYPVKFEINMLRCIFCGFCEEVCPEEAIVMSKDYELVFKNRNDAIFGKDKLLVPVENLKDRLEFLRKFK, from the coding sequence ATGCCCGGGCAAAAAAGAGAAAAAGATTTGAACATTTTTGAAAAATTGTACATTCCCGAAATTGCAAAAGGAATGGCGCTCACATTAAAAAGTATGTTTCGGCCAAATGTTACTTTGCAATATCCTGAAGTAAGATTTGAACCGCCGGCATCTTACAGAGGTCGTCCTGTTCTCGTTCAAGAAAATAATGGAGTTGAACGTTGTGTTGCATGCGGATTATGTTCACGAGTTTGTCCGGCTCTTGCGATTGAAGTTCAAGCTTCTGAAACTGATTTAGACAAAGAAAGATATCCGGTAAAATTTGAAATTAATATGCTGCGCTGTATCTTCTGCGGTTTCTGTGAAGAAGTTTGTCCCGAAGAAGCAATTGTAATGAGCAAAGATTATGAGTTGGTTTTCAAAAATAGAAATGATGCAATTTTTGGAAAAGATAAACTTTTAGTTCCAGTCGAAAATCTGAAAGACAGGTTAGAATTTTTAAGAAAGTTTAAATAA
- the rpmG gene encoding 50S ribosomal protein L33, translating into MAKSKNVRQIIVLESTANTGFRYSTKKNKREHPNRVEFKKYDPVVRKHVVFKETK; encoded by the coding sequence ATGGCAAAATCAAAAAACGTTAGACAAATAATTGTATTAGAGAGCACTGCTAATACAGGATTTCGTTACTCAACAAAAAAAAATAAAAGAGAACATCCGAATCGAGTTGAGTTTAAGAAATATGATCCGGTAGTTCGTAAACACGTAGTTTTTAAGGAAACTAAATAA
- the nuoH gene encoding NADH-quinone oxidoreductase subunit NuoH, whose protein sequence is MNILEIIIISLIKILIIVVLLLLSVAYMVYFERKISAWVQNRVGPNRVGWLGLLQPFADVFKLLLKEDIVPDAANKPLHTLAPFIALFVSFTTYAVIPIGPPIEVFGYKINLVVADVNIGVLYVFALTSLGVYGITFAGWSSGSKYSLLGGIRSSAQMISYEVSMGFSIAGVLLMSQSLSPMKIVESQYGWMWNAIIQPVGFITFVVSAFAETNRLPFDLPEAEPELVGGYHTEYSSFKFAGFFLAEYANMIIASGMIVTLYLGGWQVPYIDKLSLSTTITTIIQVAAFLFKMGAILFFFIWVRWSIPRFRYDQLMNLGWKVMFPLALANLIWVALLIMIFNL, encoded by the coding sequence ATGAACATTTTGGAAATAATAATTATTTCGCTGATCAAAATTTTGATCATTGTTGTTCTATTGTTGTTATCGGTTGCGTACATGGTGTATTTTGAGAGAAAGATCAGCGCTTGGGTTCAAAATAGAGTTGGGCCAAATCGAGTCGGATGGTTGGGATTACTTCAACCGTTTGCCGATGTGTTTAAACTTCTTCTTAAAGAAGATATAGTTCCCGATGCTGCTAATAAACCGTTACACACACTTGCACCATTCATTGCACTATTTGTTTCGTTTACTACTTATGCTGTTATCCCGATTGGTCCGCCAATAGAAGTCTTTGGTTATAAAATTAATTTGGTTGTAGCTGATGTAAATATTGGTGTGCTTTATGTTTTTGCTTTAACGTCTCTTGGTGTTTATGGAATTACATTTGCCGGTTGGTCTTCCGGAAGTAAATATTCTTTGCTTGGCGGAATTCGTTCTTCTGCACAAATGATATCTTATGAAGTCTCAATGGGATTTTCGATTGCCGGCGTTTTATTAATGTCGCAATCATTAAGTCCAATGAAAATTGTTGAATCTCAATACGGTTGGATGTGGAATGCAATTATTCAGCCGGTAGGATTCATAACATTTGTAGTCTCGGCATTTGCAGAAACAAATAGGTTGCCATTCGATCTACCCGAAGCCGAACCGGAACTCGTCGGAGGATATCACACCGAATACAGTTCATTCAAATTTGCCGGATTCTTTTTAGCAGAATATGCAAATATGATTATTGCAAGCGGCATGATAGTTACGTTGTATCTTGGCGGTTGGCAAGTTCCTTATATTGATAAACTTAGTTTGAGTACGACAATAACAACGATAATTCAAGTAGCTGCATTTTTATTTAAGATGGGTGCAATATTGTTTTTCTTTATTTGGGTAAGATGGTCAATACCTCGGTTTAGATATGATCAGTTAATGAATCTTGGTTGGAAAGTTATGTTTCCACTGGCGCTTGCAAATTTAATTTGGGTTGCGCTACTGATAATGATTTTCAACTTATAA
- a CDS encoding pitrilysin family protein: MKNINVTELPNGIKIISEKINYVKSFSLGFWFNVGSRDEKEENSGISHFLEHMFFKGTKKRSAKKIAEDIESLGGYLNAFTSKEHTCFYGRGLTDHVEKTFEVLADMVQNSIFDPKEIEKESAVVIDELYDIEDSPDELIFDKFESNVFHGNSLGMPIIGTEKNLRSFKQKDLFKYVNENYTRDRFYVVASGNINHSDLIRFAKKYISKNLKATNDNKRELIVNLTGDLHVSKETQQVHYILGRSTYGHKEKSRVKVSVLSHILGEGSSSRLFQKVREENGIAYQINSFLNSFFDISTFGIYLSTNDKSVNKAQELIYEEIEKIKKKKVGNVELERAKEYLIGNMLMSLESTTNRMLRIAQSMIYFNKIKTIEETVKYIQAVTAKDIRDLSNEIFENGTLTRVILSSKNPLLHKVA, from the coding sequence TTGAAAAATATAAATGTAACCGAACTGCCAAACGGAATAAAAATAATTTCGGAAAAAATAAATTATGTTAAATCATTTTCTCTCGGATTTTGGTTTAATGTTGGTTCTCGGGATGAAAAAGAAGAGAACAGCGGTATAAGTCATTTTCTGGAACACATGTTCTTTAAGGGAACAAAAAAACGTTCCGCAAAAAAAATTGCAGAAGATATAGAATCACTCGGTGGTTATTTAAATGCGTTCACATCAAAAGAACATACATGTTTTTACGGCAGAGGTTTAACGGACCATGTAGAAAAAACTTTTGAAGTACTAGCCGACATGGTTCAGAATTCAATCTTCGATCCTAAAGAAATTGAAAAAGAATCTGCAGTAGTTATTGATGAATTATATGACATTGAAGATTCACCTGATGAATTGATCTTCGATAAATTCGAAAGCAATGTTTTCCATGGCAATTCTCTTGGAATGCCGATTATCGGAACGGAAAAAAATCTGCGAAGCTTCAAACAAAAAGATCTTTTCAAATATGTAAATGAAAATTACACCCGGGATCGTTTCTATGTTGTTGCTTCGGGAAATATCAATCACTCCGATCTGATTCGCTTTGCTAAGAAATACATTTCAAAAAATCTCAAAGCAACAAATGATAATAAACGGGAACTGATTGTAAATCTAACCGGCGATCTTCATGTTTCTAAAGAGACTCAGCAAGTTCACTATATTTTAGGAAGATCAACATACGGCCACAAAGAAAAAAGCCGGGTTAAAGTAAGTGTGCTTTCTCATATTTTAGGTGAAGGAAGCAGTTCACGTCTCTTTCAAAAAGTAAGAGAAGAGAACGGAATTGCTTATCAAATAAATTCATTCCTTAATTCTTTTTTTGATATCTCAACATTCGGCATCTATCTTTCTACTAATGATAAATCGGTTAATAAAGCACAAGAGTTAATCTATGAAGAGATTGAAAAGATCAAAAAGAAAAAAGTTGGAAATGTTGAACTTGAAAGAGCAAAAGAATATTTAATCGGCAATATGCTGATGAGTTTGGAAAGCACTACTAATAGAATGTTAAGAATTGCACAGTCAATGATCTACTTTAATAAAATTAAAACCATTGAAGAAACAGTTAAATATATTCAAGCAGTAACAGCAAAAGATATTCGAGATTTATCCAACGAAATATTTGAAAATGGTACCCTAACAAGAGTAATTTTGTCTTCGAAAAATCCATTGCTTCATAAAGTTGCCTGA
- the rplK gene encoding 50S ribosomal protein L11, with protein MAKKIDSYIKLQIPAGAANPSPPVGPALGQKGVNIMEFCKQFNARTSDKQGLIIPVVITVFSDKSFTFITKTPPAAILLKKAAKVEKGSAEPNKTKVAQVTKAQVREIAQMKMPDLNAHDVDHAMSMVSGTARSMGFTVED; from the coding sequence ATGGCAAAAAAAATTGATAGTTATATTAAATTACAAATACCCGCCGGTGCAGCTAATCCTTCGCCACCAGTAGGCCCTGCTTTAGGTCAGAAAGGTGTTAATATCATGGAGTTTTGCAAGCAGTTTAATGCAAGAACTTCTGATAAACAAGGGTTAATTATTCCTGTTGTGATAACAGTTTTCTCCGACAAGTCCTTTACCTTTATTACAAAAACACCTCCGGCTGCAATCTTATTAAAAAAAGCTGCAAAAGTTGAAAAAGGTTCTGCTGAACCAAACAAAACAAAAGTTGCTCAAGTAACAAAAGCTCAAGTTCGTGAAATTGCACAGATGAAAATGCCGGATCTTAATGCTCATGATGTTGATCATGCAATGAGCATGGTTTCTGGTACTGCACGAAGTATGGGTTTTACTGTCGAAGACTAA
- the nusG gene encoding transcription termination/antitermination protein NusG — protein sequence MENEKARWYVVRTFSGHENKVKTLIDAELKENEELRSRIFDILVPTEKVFEVKDGKKKTKKKNFFPGYILICVDLNIKAKDFIINTPSVMGFLGSLNHPVPLQPEEVKRIVGRLSQDNETERTETIFRTGDFVKIVDGPFNNFSGFIQEVNEEKLKIKVMVSIFGRKTPVEIDFAQAEFEK from the coding sequence TTGGAAAACGAAAAAGCTAGATGGTATGTTGTCAGAACCTTTTCTGGTCATGAGAATAAAGTTAAGACATTGATAGATGCTGAATTAAAAGAGAATGAAGAACTTCGTTCAAGAATCTTTGATATACTTGTTCCAACCGAGAAAGTTTTTGAAGTAAAAGACGGCAAGAAAAAAACTAAAAAGAAAAATTTTTTTCCCGGTTATATCTTGATTTGTGTTGATCTCAATATTAAAGCAAAAGATTTTATTATCAACACACCATCTGTTATGGGCTTTTTAGGATCATTAAATCATCCTGTACCGCTTCAACCTGAAGAAGTAAAAAGAATCGTTGGTAGATTATCTCAGGATAATGAAACAGAAAGAACTGAGACTATTTTTAGGACAGGCGATTTTGTAAAAATTGTTGACGGTCCTTTTAATAATTTTTCTGGTTTTATACAAGAAGTGAATGAAGAAAAATTAAAAATCAAAGTCATGGTTTCGATCTTTGGAAGAAAAACTCCGGTCGAAATTGATTTTGCTCAAGCTGAATTTGAAAAATAA
- the secE gene encoding preprotein translocase subunit SecE gives MQPIKRKNFMKEKIVNFVNDVVKEMKKVTWPTREELKESTSVVIIVCLVLAAFTYIVDMAVNKILQGIF, from the coding sequence GTGCAACCAATAAAAAGAAAAAATTTCATGAAAGAAAAAATAGTCAACTTTGTTAATGATGTAGTAAAAGAAATGAAAAAAGTTACTTGGCCAACTCGTGAAGAATTGAAAGAATCAACTTCAGTTGTGATCATAGTTTGCTTAGTCCTTGCGGCTTTTACATATATAGTTGATATGGCCGTAAATAAAATATTACAAGGAATTTTTTAA